The following DNA comes from Fervidobacterium gondwanense DSM 13020.
TGCTTGGTGAAAAATGGTTTGGAGCAGGTAAAGGTCATGAACACATAGTAGCCTTGACGTTGGGAACAGGTGTTGGCGGTGGTGTCATTTCACATGGGAAACTCATAACAGGAAAAGATGGAATAGGGACTGAACTTGGTCACGTTATAGTAGAACCCAACGGACCACAGTGTGGTTGTGGAAATTACGGATGTTTGGAAGCTATTGCCTCGGCAACTGCAATAAGGCGAATGGCTCTTGAAGGGCAGAAGAAATTTCCGGAATCCGAGATATTCTCTGCTGAAGAGATAAATGCTAAGGCGGTGTTTGATGCTGCACGTAATGGTGATTTGCTCGGACAGATGATAGCTGAACGTGTTGTAAATGCTCTTGCAATCGGAGTCGCTAATTTTATACATATATTCAACCCAAGTATAGTAGTTATCGGTGGTGGTGTTTCCAGGGCAGGAAACATACTTTTTGCCCCACTTCGCGAAAAGGTTCGACACCTTGTTATGCCTTCCTTCAAAGATACGTATACAATAGTTCAAAGCCCGTTAGTTGAAAATGCTGGAATTCTTGGCGCTGCTTCAATAGTTTTGCAGAATCTGTAATATGATTTGTAATTTAATCACAGCATGGAGGTGCTACTATGATGAAAAGGTACTTTTTGTATGCAGTTGTTCTTTCACTTGTTGTATTAGCAGTTATCGTTGGTACAGCTGCTGATTCAAAGTCTGGTCCAAAACTTGGATACATCGATCCAAACAAGGTTCTTCAGAATTACGATAAGTGGATCACGTTTCAAAAACAGATGCAAGACGAGATTGCGAAGTACCAAGCCGAACTTGATAAGATAAAGGACCAAAACCAAAAACAACAAAAGTATCTTGAATATCAGCAGACAATCAACAATAAGATCGCTCAAACACAAGCACAAATAGAGGCAGAAATACTTAATAAAGTAAAGGAATATGCGGAAGTAATGGGATACGATTTTATCTTCAACAGCACAACTATGGCTTACGGAAGCAGTTCGTACAACATTACAGATGCGTTCATAAAATATCTTAAGACTGCAAAGAAATAAGATTGCAATAAACAAAAACACTGTATGGATGAAAGAGTATTCGATCAGATTTCTTGTGAAGGCATATTCAAAAAGTTTGGTAGAAAAGTAGTGCTTAATAACGTTAATGCTTACGTTAATACTGGAGAAGTTGTAGGCTTGCTCGGTCCAAATGGATCGGGCAAGACTACATTATTTAACATTATACTCGGTGTTGTTGTTCCAACAAAAGGTAGGGTTTATTTCAACGGACAGAATATAACGAATATGCCCATACACAGACGTGCAAGGCTTGGAATTACGTATCTTCAACAAGAGACTTCTGTTTTCAGAGACTTGAAAGTAGAGGACAATGTTAGATTAGTTCTTGAGTTTCAGAAACTAAGAAGAATAGAAAGAGAAGAGATTGTTAAATCAACTTTGGAAGAATTCGGTATTCAAGATTTGAAAAAGCAGTTTGCATTTTCACTCTCAGGAGGAGAAAAAAGAAGACTTGAATTGGCAAGGATGATGGCACTAAGCCCTAAATTTGTTCTCTTGGATGAACCTTTCATAGGTATTGACCCGAAAACTGTAAAGGAAATTCAGAAGATAGTAATTCAGTTAAAAGAAAAAGGCATAGGGGTTATAATCACCGACCATTCGGTTGATGCGTTAAGGCCTATTGTAGATAGGTTATATGTGATTCATAAAGGTGAAGTTTTAGCACAAGGACATCCGGAAGATGTTCTGCAAGATACAATGGTGAAGAAAGTCTATCTTGGAGAAGAATGAGAGAATAAGATATAGCGATAGATTCGGAGGAGTATAATGATTTTACTGTTCAAAAAGAAAGGTTTTCTAAGGTTTCTTTCTGCCATAGAAACTGCAAATTTGATAACACGAACACTTATTAGGTCAGGATTGAAATTGCAATATTCTGAAGGATTCCACCCGAAGCCGAAGATTTCCTTTTTGGATTCAACGCCAACAGGAGTTATAGATTTAGCGCTTTACGTTTCAGTTCAATTGGATGCTGAAAAAACAAGTCATGAAATAAAAAAAGCGCAGATTTTGAAATCAGTGAATGAAGTATCGCCTTTTGGACTTGAATTGGCAGATGTCTTTGATGT
Coding sequences within:
- a CDS encoding ROK family protein; protein product: MYVVGIDLGGTFFKVGLVDTESGEILRKVEWETRVAEGKEKVVKRMAQAVLEVSNGEDYIGVGIGSPGSIDHDNGIVRFSPNFPDWINFNLGGTLSKLLNKPVFVENDANAFVLGEKWFGAGKGHEHIVALTLGTGVGGGVISHGKLITGKDGIGTELGHVIVEPNGPQCGCGNYGCLEAIASATAIRRMALEGQKKFPESEIFSAEEINAKAVFDAARNGDLLGQMIAERVVNALAIGVANFIHIFNPSIVVIGGGVSRAGNILFAPLREKVRHLVMPSFKDTYTIVQSPLVENAGILGAASIVLQNL
- a CDS encoding OmpH family outer membrane protein, whose translation is MMKRYFLYAVVLSLVVLAVIVGTAADSKSGPKLGYIDPNKVLQNYDKWITFQKQMQDEIAKYQAELDKIKDQNQKQQKYLEYQQTINNKIAQTQAQIEAEILNKVKEYAEVMGYDFIFNSTTMAYGSSSYNITDAFIKYLKTAKK
- the lptB gene encoding LPS export ABC transporter ATP-binding protein; this encodes MDERVFDQISCEGIFKKFGRKVVLNNVNAYVNTGEVVGLLGPNGSGKTTLFNIILGVVVPTKGRVYFNGQNITNMPIHRRARLGITYLQQETSVFRDLKVEDNVRLVLEFQKLRRIEREEIVKSTLEEFGIQDLKKQFAFSLSGGEKRRLELARMMALSPKFVLLDEPFIGIDPKTVKEIQKIVIQLKEKGIGVIITDHSVDALRPIVDRLYVIHKGEVLAQGHPEDVLQDTMVKKVYLGEE